In the genome of Metabacillus litoralis, the window CCCGGATTATTGGTCAGGAGTAGAATTGGCACGTGCCAAAATGGAAGTGATGCCTTTATTAAGCGAAAATCAGTTCCTACCGGATTACAAGAGCTTATCTAAAGACGCTGTAGAAAAGGCGAAGCTAATGTTTTTGAATTATCCTAATAATCCTACTGGTGCTACGGCAAACGAAAGTTTCTTTGAGGAAACAGTTTCATTCGCAAAAGAAAATAACATCTGTGTGGTTCATGATTTTGCATATGGAGCAATTGGCTTTGATGGAAAAAAGCCAATTAGCTTTTTACAAACAACTGGTGCTAAAGATATCGGTATCGAAATTTATACCTTTTCCAAAACCTTTAATATGGCTGGTTGGAGAATTGGTTTTGCTGTTGGAAATCCTTCAGTGATTGAAGCTATAAATTTATTGCAAGATCATATGTATGTAAGTGTATTTAGTGCTATTCAAGAAGCAGCTGCACATGCGTTACTTAGTCCGCAAACATGTGTTGAAGAACTAAATGCACGTTACGAATCACGTAGAAATGCTCTCATTACAGCTGTTCGTGAGATCGGTTGGGATGTTACGGCACCGTCAGGATCGTTTTTTGCTTGGTTGCCAGTTCCAAAACAATTTGATTCTTCTGAGGAGTTTTCTGATTTTCTACTTCAGCATGCACACGTCGTTGTAGCACCAGGAGTAGGCTTTGGTGAATATGGTGAGGGATACGTTAGAGTTGGTTTATTAACATCCGAGGACCGGCTTAGAGAAGCTGCCGATAGAATTAAGGCCCTTAATCTTTTTTAAGACATTACGCCTTAATTTTTTCCTCTTGACAGTAGAAGTGAGATCTGGCATAATCCATATTAATTTCAAAAATGAACGTTTCGTTCTTATCAAGAGCAGGTGGAGGGACTAGCCCAATGAAGCCCGGCAACCGACTTAACTTAGGTTAAGCACGGTGCTAATTCTTGCAGCATTCGCTGATAGATAAGGAGATTGCTTATTACTTATGCATTTAGTAACCTCTTTGATCTATCAAAGAGGTTTTTTTTATTTAAAAAAACAGAAAAAATAGAAAAGGAATGTTATGCATAAACTAAATAAAGATGATAGAATTAGTACGATAAATAGAAAGATTCAGAAAACGTGATATATAGAAAGTAGGGTTTTAAGTGAGTGAAGTCATTGCTACATATCTTGTACACGATGCTAAAGGAGATTTACATAAAAAAGCAGAAGGAATTGCTTTAGGATTAACGGTTGGTTCCTGGACAGATCTTCCATTACTTGAACAGGAGCAACTTAAAGCTCATAAAGGTCGTGTTCTAGAGGTCAGTCAGCTAGAATCTTGTGACAAAACAAATCAATTTTTAGGAAAAATCGTAACTAAAGGAATAATTAAAATTGCTTATCCGAGTATAAATTATAGTCATGATCTCCCCGCCATATTAACAACTGTTTTCGGAAAGCTATCTCTAGACGGTGAAGTAAAATTACTTGATTTAGAGTTCTCGGAAGTTGTGAAAGCAGCGTTTCCGGGGCCGAAATTTGGTGTACAAGGAATTCGGGAATTAGTCGGTGTTTATAATCGCCCTTTATTAATGAGTATTTTTAAGGGTGTAATTGGTCGTGACTTACAATATTTAAAAGATCAGTTAAGACAGCAAGTATTGGGTGGGGTTGATTTAGTAAAAGACGATGAAATTCTGTTTGATAATCCATTAACTCCATTCGAGGAGCGAATTCTTGCTGGTAAAGAGGTATTAAACCAGGTGTTTCAAGAAACTGGACATAAAGCTTTATATGCTGTGAATTTGTCTGGTAAAACATTTGATCTTAAAGATAAAGCTAAAAAAGCTTCAGAGCTTGGTGCAAATGTTTTGTTGTTTAACGTATTTGCATACGGGTTAGATGTACTACAAAGCTTAGCAGAAGATCCGGATGTAACGGTGCCTATTATGGCTCACCCTGCTGTGAGCGGAGCTTCTACTGCATCCAGCTTATATGGATTTTCAAGTTCACTTTTACTAGGTAAGCTATTACGAATATCTGGTGCTGATTTCTCTTTATTCCCTTCTCCATATGGAAGTGTAGCATTAGATCGAAAAGAAGCCTTAGGTATTGCAGAAAATTGTCTGAAGAAAGAATCCTTTAAGCAATCGTTTCCAGTTCCTTCTGCAGGAATTCATCCAGGTTTAGTTCCGTTGCTTATGAATGATTTCGGTATAGATTCAATAATAAATGCTGGTGGTGGTGTTCATGGTCATCCAAATGGAGCAATTGGCGGTGGACAAGCATTCCGATCAGCAATTGACGCAACTCTAGCAGGCACTTCTTTAAAAGAAGCAGCGAACGTACATGAAGATCTCAAACTTGCCATAGATCTTTGGGGTGTCAAAGAGGTGAGTAAATGAGTGATCGAGTAATTATATGTGATTTTGATGGGACGATTACAGAGACTGATAATATTAT includes:
- a CDS encoding pyridoxal phosphate-dependent aminotransferase, yielding MKVFEQSHLLNTLPKQFFASLVAKVNTIVEQGHDVINLGQGNPDQPTPEHIVQAMEKAVRNPQNHKYSPFRGQMFLKEAVATFYRREYGVEVDPASEVAILFGGKAGLVEVPQCLLNPDDVVLVPDPGYPDYWSGVELARAKMEVMPLLSENQFLPDYKSLSKDAVEKAKLMFLNYPNNPTGATANESFFEETVSFAKENNICVVHDFAYGAIGFDGKKPISFLQTTGAKDIGIEIYTFSKTFNMAGWRIGFAVGNPSVIEAINLLQDHMYVSVFSAIQEAAAHALLSPQTCVEELNARYESRRNALITAVREIGWDVTAPSGSFFAWLPVPKQFDSSEEFSDFLLQHAHVVVAPGVGFGEYGEGYVRVGLLTSEDRLREAADRIKALNLF
- the mtnW gene encoding 2,3-diketo-5-methylthiopentyl-1-phosphate enolase, translated to MSEVIATYLVHDAKGDLHKKAEGIALGLTVGSWTDLPLLEQEQLKAHKGRVLEVSQLESCDKTNQFLGKIVTKGIIKIAYPSINYSHDLPAILTTVFGKLSLDGEVKLLDLEFSEVVKAAFPGPKFGVQGIRELVGVYNRPLLMSIFKGVIGRDLQYLKDQLRQQVLGGVDLVKDDEILFDNPLTPFEERILAGKEVLNQVFQETGHKALYAVNLSGKTFDLKDKAKKASELGANVLLFNVFAYGLDVLQSLAEDPDVTVPIMAHPAVSGASTASSLYGFSSSLLLGKLLRISGADFSLFPSPYGSVALDRKEALGIAENCLKKESFKQSFPVPSAGIHPGLVPLLMNDFGIDSIINAGGGVHGHPNGAIGGGQAFRSAIDATLAGTSLKEAANVHEDLKLAIDLWGVKEVSK